Proteins encoded together in one Roseibacterium elongatum DSM 19469 window:
- a CDS encoding substrate-binding domain-containing protein, whose translation MSLAKLTVSALAVAAVSATAASAQGRDTVQVAGSSTVLPYATIVAEAFGENFDFPTPVVESGGSSTGLRRFCEGVGENTTDIANASRSIRESEIETCAANGVTDIIEVRIGYDGIVFASDINGNSFEFTPSDWYLALAAELPVDGEMVANPNTNWSEVNADLPDQEIATYIPGTRHGTREVFDENVILQGCEDTGAMGAMMEMGMDEDAAEEACMEIRADGVSVDIDGDYTETLARIAANPEGIGVFGLAFYQNNTDTLQVATMGGVTPSVDTIASGEYPVSRPLFFYIKAAHLDVIPGLQEYAEFFVSDDIAGPFGPLAAYGLVSDPELAETQRVVAERVTMGDM comes from the coding sequence ATGTCGCTCGCAAAACTCACCGTCTCGGCCCTGGCCGTGGCCGCCGTTTCCGCCACCGCCGCCTCGGCCCAGGGCCGTGACACCGTGCAGGTCGCCGGGTCCTCGACCGTTCTGCCCTACGCCACCATCGTGGCCGAGGCGTTCGGCGAAAACTTCGACTTCCCGACCCCCGTCGTCGAATCGGGCGGGTCGTCGACCGGTCTGCGCCGCTTCTGCGAAGGTGTCGGCGAAAACACCACCGACATCGCCAATGCATCGCGTTCGATCCGCGAGTCGGAAATCGAGACCTGCGCCGCCAATGGCGTGACCGACATCATCGAGGTCCGCATCGGCTATGACGGCATTGTCTTTGCCTCGGACATCAACGGCAACTCGTTCGAGTTCACCCCCTCGGACTGGTACCTGGCGCTTGCCGCCGAACTGCCCGTCGATGGTGAAATGGTCGCCAACCCCAACACCAACTGGTCCGAGGTGAACGCCGATCTGCCCGACCAGGAAATCGCCACCTACATCCCCGGCACCCGTCACGGCACCCGCGAAGTGTTCGACGAGAACGTGATCCTGCAGGGCTGTGAAGACACCGGCGCCATGGGCGCCATGATGGAAATGGGCATGGACGAAGATGCCGCCGAAGAGGCGTGCATGGAAATCCGCGCCGATGGCGTGTCGGTCGACATCGACGGCGACTACACCGAAACGCTCGCCCGCATCGCCGCAAACCCCGAGGGCATCGGCGTGTTCGGCCTGGCCTTCTACCAGAACAACACCGATACCCTGCAGGTTGCCACCATGGGCGGCGTGACCCCCTCGGTCGACACCATCGCCTCGGGTGAATACCCGGTGTCGCGCCCGCTGTTCTTCTACATCAAGGCAGCCCATCTCGACGTGATCCCGGGCCTGCAGGAATATGCCGAGTTCTTCGTCTCCGACGACATCGCCGGCCCGTTCGGCCCGCTGGCCGCCTATGGCCTGGTGTCCGACCCCGAGCTGGCCGAGACCCAGCGCGTGGTCGCCGAGCGCGTCACCATGGGCGACATGTAA